In Zingiber officinale cultivar Zhangliang chromosome 3B, Zo_v1.1, whole genome shotgun sequence, a single window of DNA contains:
- the LOC122055147 gene encoding glutathione S-transferase U17-like, with the protein MAAVKLIGSPISPFVLRTMIALSLKKVEYELLPEKLGEKSELLLKSNPVYKKIPVLIHHDRPICESAVIVEYIDQVWPESGYGAILPADAYHRALHRFWTFYVDDKLFPSLVAIGKAETEEAKAEAVEQFRAGLRLLEEAFVKLSEGKAFFGGDQVGFLDVMLGCFVVWIEAMEEVLSLELLEEATMPALHGWVVSFRAHEAVKEVMPESGKVVEFFKMIRAMRMKAAADATN; encoded by the exons ATGGCGGCCGTGAAGCTCATCGGCTCACCGATAAGTCCCTTCGTGCTACGAACGATGATTGCTCTGAGCCTGAAGAAGGTGGAGTACGAGTTGCTGCCAGAGAAGTTGGGCGAGAAGAGCGAGTTGCTCCTCAAGTCGAATCCCGTCTACAAGAAGATTCCCGTCCTCATCCACCACGACCGCCCCATCTGCGAGTCGGCCGTCATCGTGGAGTACATCGACCAGGTCTGGCCGGAGTCCGGCTACGGCGCCATCCTCCCGGCTGACGCCTACCACCGCGCTCTCCACCGCTTCTGGACCTTCTACGTCGACGACAAG TTGTTCCCGTCGTTGGTCGCCATAGGAAAGGCTGAGACAGAGGAAGCCAAGGCGGAGGCGGTGGAGCAGTTCCGCGCAGGGCTTCGGCTTCTGGAGGAGGCCTTCGTGAAGCTGAGCGAAGGGAAAGCTTTCTTCGGCGGCGATCAAGTCGGGTTCCTCGACGTCATGCTCGGGTGCTTTGTTGTTTGGATCGAGGCGATGGAGGAGGTGCTGAGCTTGGAGCTGCTGGAGGAGGCGACGATGCCGGCACTACACGGGTGGGTGGTGAGTTTCCGCGCGCACGAGGCGGTGAAGGAGGTGATGCCGGAGAGCGGGAAGGTGGTCGAGTTCTTTAAGATGATTCGCGCAATGCGGATGAAGGCAGCCGCCGACGCAACGAATTAA
- the LOC122055148 gene encoding glutathione S-transferase U17-like, with translation MAAVKLIGSPISPFVLRTMIALSLKKVEYELLPEKLGEKSELLLKSNPVYKKIPVLIHHDRPICESAVIVEYIDQVWPESGYGAILPADAYHRALHRFWTFYVDDKLFPSLVAIGKAETEEAKAEAVEQFRAGLRLLEEAFVKLSEGKAFFGGDHVGFLDVMLGCFVVWIEAMEEVLSLELLEEATMPALHGWVVSFRAHEAVKEVMPESGKVVEFFKMIRAMRMKAAADAAN, from the exons ATGGCGGCCGTGAAGCTCATCGGCTCACCGATAAGTCCCTTCGTGCTACGAACGATGATTGCTCTGAGCCTGAAGAAGGTGGAGTACGAGTTGCTGCCAGAGAAGTTGGGCGAGAAGAGCGAGTTGCTCCTCAAGTCGAACCCCGTCTACAAGAAGATTCCCGTCCTCATCCACCACGACCGCCCCATCTGCGAGTCGGCCGTCATCGTGGAGTACATCGACCAGGTCTGGCCGGAGTCCGGCTACGGCGCCATCCTCCCGGCTGACGCCTACCACCGCGCTCTCCACCGCTTCTGGACCTTCTACGTCGACGACAAG TTGTTCCCGTCGTTGGTCGCCATAGGAAAGGCTGAGACAGAGGAAGCCAAGGCAGAGGCGGTGGAGCAGTTCCGCGCAGGGCTTCGGCTTCTGGAAGAGGCCTTCGTGAAGCTGAGCGAAGGGAAAGCTTTCTTCGGCGGCGATCACGTCGGGTTTCTCGACGTCATGCTCGGGTGCTTTGTGGTTTGGATCGAGGCGATGGAGGAGGTGCTGAGCTTGGAGCTGCTGGAGGAGGCGACGATGCCGGCACTACACGGGTGGGTGGTGAGTTTCCGCGCGCACGAGGCGGTGAAGGAGGTGATGCCGGAGAGCGGGAAGGTGGTCGAGTTCTTTAAGATGATTCGCGCAATGCGGATGAAGGCAGCCGCCGACGCAGCGAATTAA
- the LOC121967387 gene encoding FCS-Like Zinc finger 8-like isoform X1, translated as MSDPHSSNSSCCNKSRAFSIFSSPRLFVGVSSRSSSDSEATMSPTSLLETKSLPSIGRQLLSDATKSSGTESKLHARSFGDTDAVGLSIIDALNEEKSTKAFPNSESRRVVFGSLLKVQIPSLCPGSMSPVGSPIEFGVKNKESQLALLSSPAQSSLGLEMTTSSSCRVFARSISMSEMELSEDYTCVISHGPNPRTTHIFDNCVVESCGDGFTASIETNSSTPTDRRGHLTNDFLSFYYACKKDLGQGNDTFIYRLCLFTVEGTNSSCSIESQSICSYPSQLVQCGIQPYLLFLAAPGIHGGDSTDCSIDEELKKPVANPALMLNQSP; from the exons ATGTCTGATCCCCACTCTTCCAATAGCAGCTGCTGCAACAAGTCCAGAGCTTTCTCAATCTTCTCCTCTCCAAGGCTCTTTGTGGGTGTCTCCTCACGTAGCTCCTCGGACTCCGAGGCCACCATGAGCCCGACCTCCCTACTCGAGACCAAGAGCTTGCCCTCGATCGGGCGCCAGCTCCTCTCCGATGCTACCAAATCCAGTGGCACAGAGAGCAAACTACATGCTCGATCATTTGGCGACACTGACGCCGTCGGGCTCAGCATCATCGACGCTCTCAACGAGGAGAAATCTACTAAAGCTTTCCCCAATTCGGAGAGCAGAAGGGTGGTGTTTGGGTCGCTTCTCAAGGTCCAAATTCCTTCCCTTTGCCCCGGCTCAATGTCGCCAGTCGGATCCCCGATAGAGTTTGGCGTCAAGAACAAAGAATCCCAACTAGCTCTGCTCTCCTCCCCTGCCCAGAGTTCTCTAGGCTTGGAGATGacgacttcttcttcttgtagggtCTTTGCCAGGAGCATCTCTATGAGTGAGATGGAACTCTCGGAGGACTACACTTGTGTGATATCTCATGGTCCAAATCCAAGAACCACTCACATTTTTGACAATTGTGTAGTGGAGAGCTGTGGGGATGGGTTCACTGCTTCCATCGAAACCAACAGCTCTACACCGACTGATCGCCGAGGCCATCTTACCAATGATTTCTTGAGCTTCTACTATGCATGCAAGAAGGATCTTGGGCAAGGGAATGACACCTTCATATACAG GCTCTGTTTGTTCACTGTCGAGGGGACCAACTCTTCCTGCAGCATTGAATCACAGAGCATTTGTTCTTATCCATCACAG TTAGTGCAGTGCGGCATTCAACCATACCTCCTCTTTCTAGCCGCTCCTGGAATCCATGGCGGCGATTCGACCGACTGTTCGATCGATGAGGAACTAAAGAAACCAGTCGCGAATCCCGCTCTGATGCTCAATCAATCGCCATAA
- the LOC121967387 gene encoding FCS-Like Zinc finger 8-like isoform X2: MSDPHSSNSSCCNKSRAFSIFSSPRLFVGVSSRSSSDSEATMSPTSLLETKSLPSIGRQLLSDATKSSGTESKLHARSFGDTDAVGLSIIDALNEEKSTKAFPNSESRRVVFGSLLKVQIPSLCPGSMSPVGSPIEFGVKNKESQLALLSSPAQSSLGLEMTTSSSCRVFARSISMSEMELSEDYTCVISHGPNPRTTHIFDNCVVESCGDGFTASIETNSSTPTDRRGHLTNDFLSFYYACKKDLGQGNDTFIYRLCLFTVEGTNSSCSIESQSICSYPSQVS, from the exons ATGTCTGATCCCCACTCTTCCAATAGCAGCTGCTGCAACAAGTCCAGAGCTTTCTCAATCTTCTCCTCTCCAAGGCTCTTTGTGGGTGTCTCCTCACGTAGCTCCTCGGACTCCGAGGCCACCATGAGCCCGACCTCCCTACTCGAGACCAAGAGCTTGCCCTCGATCGGGCGCCAGCTCCTCTCCGATGCTACCAAATCCAGTGGCACAGAGAGCAAACTACATGCTCGATCATTTGGCGACACTGACGCCGTCGGGCTCAGCATCATCGACGCTCTCAACGAGGAGAAATCTACTAAAGCTTTCCCCAATTCGGAGAGCAGAAGGGTGGTGTTTGGGTCGCTTCTCAAGGTCCAAATTCCTTCCCTTTGCCCCGGCTCAATGTCGCCAGTCGGATCCCCGATAGAGTTTGGCGTCAAGAACAAAGAATCCCAACTAGCTCTGCTCTCCTCCCCTGCCCAGAGTTCTCTAGGCTTGGAGATGacgacttcttcttcttgtagggtCTTTGCCAGGAGCATCTCTATGAGTGAGATGGAACTCTCGGAGGACTACACTTGTGTGATATCTCATGGTCCAAATCCAAGAACCACTCACATTTTTGACAATTGTGTAGTGGAGAGCTGTGGGGATGGGTTCACTGCTTCCATCGAAACCAACAGCTCTACACCGACTGATCGCCGAGGCCATCTTACCAATGATTTCTTGAGCTTCTACTATGCATGCAAGAAGGATCTTGGGCAAGGGAATGACACCTTCATATACAG GCTCTGTTTGTTCACTGTCGAGGGGACCAACTCTTCCTGCAGCATTGAATCACAGAGCATTTGTTCTTATCCATCACAGGTGAG TTAG
- the LOC121967387 gene encoding FCS-Like Zinc finger 8-like isoform X3 yields MSDPHSSNSSCCNKSRAFSIFSSPRLFVGVSSRSSSDSEATMSPTSLLETKSLPSIGRQLLSDATKSSGTESKLHARSFGDTDAVGLSIIDALNEEKSTKAFPNSESRRVVFGSLLKVQIPSLCPGSMSPVGSPIEFGVKNKESQLALLSSPAQSSLGLEMTTSSSCRVFARSISMSEMELSEDYTCVISHGPNPRTTHIFDNCVVESCGDGFTASIETNSSTPTDRRGHLTNDFLSFYYACKKDLGQGNDTFIYRGEKASCSSECHKKEESLVEI; encoded by the exons ATGTCTGATCCCCACTCTTCCAATAGCAGCTGCTGCAACAAGTCCAGAGCTTTCTCAATCTTCTCCTCTCCAAGGCTCTTTGTGGGTGTCTCCTCACGTAGCTCCTCGGACTCCGAGGCCACCATGAGCCCGACCTCCCTACTCGAGACCAAGAGCTTGCCCTCGATCGGGCGCCAGCTCCTCTCCGATGCTACCAAATCCAGTGGCACAGAGAGCAAACTACATGCTCGATCATTTGGCGACACTGACGCCGTCGGGCTCAGCATCATCGACGCTCTCAACGAGGAGAAATCTACTAAAGCTTTCCCCAATTCGGAGAGCAGAAGGGTGGTGTTTGGGTCGCTTCTCAAGGTCCAAATTCCTTCCCTTTGCCCCGGCTCAATGTCGCCAGTCGGATCCCCGATAGAGTTTGGCGTCAAGAACAAAGAATCCCAACTAGCTCTGCTCTCCTCCCCTGCCCAGAGTTCTCTAGGCTTGGAGATGacgacttcttcttcttgtagggtCTTTGCCAGGAGCATCTCTATGAGTGAGATGGAACTCTCGGAGGACTACACTTGTGTGATATCTCATGGTCCAAATCCAAGAACCACTCACATTTTTGACAATTGTGTAGTGGAGAGCTGTGGGGATGGGTTCACTGCTTCCATCGAAACCAACAGCTCTACACCGACTGATCGCCGAGGCCATCTTACCAATGATTTCTTGAGCTTCTACTATGCATGCAAGAAGGATCTTGGGCAAGGGAATGACACCTTCATATACAG AGGTGAGAAAGCATCCTGCAGCAGTGAGTGCCACAAGAAGGAAGAGTCATTAGTTGAGATATAA